One genomic window of Leptospira perdikensis includes the following:
- a CDS encoding patatin-like phospholipase family protein, which produces MKRIRISKHHALAQYLTLADLFKSLPHTVLREMKESTVREFLAGGEVLFEENSDGNDLYILAAGKLRYEKRAADGTLRDVGEFKRLDIIGELSLFTGEKRSATVKAIRDSELIRVPRDVALSILLKYPDSLLQITKIIAARLAHAKTESKGFVPVSRTFSILSSIPKDSLDEIIHKIGLVLLRYGSFCVVDEKFFLERTSDMQALEESERETWIIRFFSQLEAEFDFVLYRLEDQNTITPWVKRALRQSDSIIFIKEAKADPNCIPLESLLDQKQFKERQQILVLLQPDPKDVLPGTIRHLQKRKYRRHFHVHSDRLDTWERLGRGLLGKSIGLSLGGGGAKGFAHLGVLSALEENKIPIDMVSGTSAGSIFAALIAMGETSASSKEKAKAFWVSKDLLNEYTVPILSLTTGKKYTEAIRQFFGSIQIEDLWIPYYAISTDLSHSEIHVHDRGDLWKAIRASTSIPGVVPPFIDDGVVYVDGGVLDNVPGISLKERGVGKVISVDVFGDIYPDQDKELCAYFDKTNPGVMTNPLTQITNLINFNEILRPKFPPIGDIIIRSILASSRDRIRQTEKISDLFLQIPTNNFGLLDWFAYERLIELGYVSSIDKINRSREKFLNPTLH; this is translated from the coding sequence GTGAAACGAATTCGAATCTCGAAACACCATGCCCTGGCACAGTATCTTACTTTGGCAGATCTTTTTAAAAGTTTACCACATACTGTACTTCGCGAAATGAAAGAAAGTACGGTTAGGGAATTTTTAGCCGGGGGAGAAGTGTTATTTGAGGAAAATTCGGATGGGAACGATTTGTACATTTTAGCGGCTGGGAAACTGCGATATGAAAAACGGGCAGCTGATGGAACCCTCCGCGATGTAGGTGAATTCAAACGTCTGGACATCATTGGAGAACTTAGTTTGTTCACCGGTGAAAAACGTTCTGCTACCGTGAAGGCGATTCGCGATTCTGAACTCATTCGAGTTCCGAGGGATGTGGCTTTGTCCATCCTACTCAAGTATCCTGATAGTCTTTTACAAATCACCAAAATCATTGCAGCAAGGTTAGCACATGCTAAAACAGAGAGTAAAGGTTTTGTTCCTGTTTCTCGCACCTTCTCCATCTTAAGTTCGATTCCGAAAGATTCTTTAGATGAAATCATCCATAAGATCGGTCTTGTTTTACTCCGTTACGGATCATTCTGTGTTGTGGATGAAAAGTTCTTTCTGGAACGAACAAGTGATATGCAGGCATTAGAGGAGTCGGAAAGAGAAACTTGGATCATTCGTTTTTTTTCACAGCTGGAAGCCGAGTTTGATTTCGTATTGTATCGATTAGAAGACCAAAATACAATCACACCTTGGGTGAAACGAGCCCTTCGCCAATCCGATTCTATTATATTCATCAAAGAGGCAAAGGCTGACCCAAATTGTATTCCTTTAGAATCCCTTCTTGACCAAAAACAATTTAAAGAAAGGCAACAAATACTAGTTCTACTCCAACCAGATCCAAAAGATGTACTCCCTGGAACCATTCGCCATTTACAGAAAAGAAAATATCGTCGTCACTTCCATGTTCATTCTGATCGGTTGGATACTTGGGAAAGATTGGGTCGTGGATTACTCGGAAAGTCGATCGGTCTATCTCTCGGTGGAGGTGGTGCCAAAGGTTTTGCTCATTTGGGTGTTCTCTCTGCCTTGGAAGAAAACAAAATTCCGATTGATATGGTGTCCGGTACCAGTGCGGGTTCCATCTTTGCGGCTCTCATTGCTATGGGAGAAACCAGTGCCAGTAGTAAAGAAAAAGCAAAAGCATTTTGGGTCTCCAAAGACTTGTTAAACGAATATACGGTTCCTATTTTATCTCTCACAACTGGTAAAAAATATACAGAGGCCATCCGCCAATTTTTTGGTTCCATCCAAATTGAAGATCTATGGATTCCTTATTATGCGATCTCCACCGATCTTTCTCATTCCGAAATTCATGTCCATGATCGAGGGGATTTGTGGAAAGCAATCCGAGCGAGTACTTCCATTCCAGGTGTGGTTCCTCCTTTCATCGATGATGGGGTCGTTTATGTGGATGGGGGAGTTCTTGACAATGTTCCTGGAATTTCCTTGAAGGAGAGGGGTGTTGGAAAGGTGATTTCTGTAGATGTATTTGGTGATATTTATCCTGACCAAGATAAAGAACTTTGTGCTTACTTTGATAAAACAAATCCCGGTGTGATGACAAACCCTTTGACACAAATTACAAACCTGATCAATTTTAATGAAATCCTTCGTCCCAAATTTCCGCCGATCGGTGATATCATCATTCGTTCCATTCTTGCATCCAGTAGGGACCGGATCCGCCAAACAGAAAAGATATCGGATTTGTTTTTACAAATTCCTACCAATAACTTCGGACTTTTGGATTGGTTTGCTTACGAACGTCTCATTGAACTTGGTTATGTTTCTTCGATTGATAAAATCAATCGAAGTCGAGAGAAATTTCTAAATCCGACTTTACATTAG
- the ruvA gene encoding Holliday junction branch migration protein RuvA — translation MIASLRGKLIQLEMDHLVLEVAGVGYEVHIPFPLHLECKDKMKEEIFLHIFHSITDRGERLFGFSTRKDRELFQLIKSLHGIGELTALKILSFFHADDLYKIAKEDDRKTLEKIPKVKGKTSEKILFEIKQNLKKLEIFLNDESTKTDSEDRESDLATLALIQLGFDEKTATKQVADARKLNPGYTASEIVKQVITGTR, via the coding sequence ATGATCGCAAGTTTACGTGGAAAATTAATTCAATTAGAAATGGACCATCTTGTCCTTGAAGTGGCAGGTGTCGGTTATGAAGTCCATATCCCCTTTCCTTTACATTTAGAATGTAAAGACAAAATGAAAGAGGAGATTTTTTTACATATCTTTCATTCTATCACGGATAGAGGGGAACGTCTTTTTGGATTTTCTACAAGAAAAGACAGAGAACTTTTCCAACTCATCAAATCACTCCATGGGATTGGGGAACTCACTGCTCTCAAAATCCTATCCTTTTTCCATGCAGATGATTTGTATAAAATTGCCAAAGAAGACGATAGAAAAACTTTGGAAAAAATCCCGAAGGTCAAAGGTAAAACCTCAGAAAAAATCCTTTTTGAAATCAAACAAAATCTGAAAAAATTAGAGATCTTTCTCAATGATGAATCAACAAAAACAGATTCAGAAGATAGAGAAAGTGATCTGGCAACTCTTGCCCTCATCCAGTTAGGTTTTGATGAAAAAACAGCCACCAAACAAGTAGCAGATGCAAGAAAATTAAATCCAGGTTATACTGCTTCAGAAATTGTCAAACAAGTGATTACCGGAACTCGGTAA
- a CDS encoding restriction endonuclease, producing MAFFIFVGAAVIMLGFLLTFIVGQRRDSYAKALSLATLGNFLDARALVREKLEEDHQNPYGHYVMAKIYAMENDPLNEAKHLEIIKKNNRYTKEIDSVTVSNRIADIYYNKDFFEEAFFHYLDTLQADRSNPIACLRLGFMALGQKEFKIAEHFFSRIPEEKINLSSYFIARGVISGVTGGGKEREYFEKAFKLEKSPVSGFLYALSLSRENKHKDAVKTAVAISEQIEDEFVRFTLFQFLMTEAILMQNFPEALKYGRLCLEMARLNAWPSEIIECSIHFAMITVYMGRLDDASEYLIEAEAERLDDPDVVALANLKYRLERQTGTVESLTHEYDLTRELNLLSVNLFPNSRYFELSGMRSSKPFNIKGMVDDGGKKLTSKLDMLGLDKFEKFISLPGTNFKNQATRMVMSMGYRVTKEMSNPEADGVNLLASSKEDVNKRALFRVRKWKDAKVSDVFLREMTNQMEELGATKGYVIGNFDVTEAGKKIIAASNGALEMYSGDLFEDLLNKTM from the coding sequence TTGGCATTTTTTATCTTTGTGGGAGCAGCAGTCATTATGCTCGGGTTTCTCTTGACCTTCATTGTCGGGCAGAGACGGGATAGTTATGCTAAGGCTTTGAGTCTTGCCACCTTAGGGAATTTTCTAGATGCAAGGGCTCTTGTACGCGAAAAACTCGAAGAAGACCATCAAAATCCCTATGGTCACTATGTCATGGCTAAGATCTACGCCATGGAGAATGACCCCCTCAACGAAGCCAAACATCTAGAAATCATTAAAAAGAACAATCGGTATACAAAAGAAATCGATTCCGTAACGGTCTCGAACCGGATTGCAGATATTTATTATAACAAAGATTTTTTTGAGGAGGCTTTCTTTCACTATTTGGACACCCTCCAGGCAGATCGTTCCAATCCGATCGCTTGTCTCCGACTGGGATTTATGGCCCTCGGACAAAAAGAATTCAAAATTGCGGAACATTTTTTCTCACGAATTCCAGAAGAAAAAATCAATCTCTCTTCTTACTTCATTGCTCGTGGTGTGATCTCTGGTGTGACAGGTGGGGGGAAAGAAAGAGAATACTTTGAAAAGGCATTCAAACTAGAAAAGTCACCCGTCTCTGGATTTTTATATGCCCTTTCTCTTTCTCGTGAAAACAAACACAAAGATGCTGTGAAAACGGCTGTGGCCATCAGCGAACAGATCGAAGACGAGTTTGTTCGATTTACCTTATTTCAGTTTTTAATGACAGAAGCGATCCTTATGCAAAATTTTCCGGAAGCATTGAAATACGGAAGGTTATGTTTGGAGATGGCAAGGCTCAATGCTTGGCCAAGTGAAATCATTGAATGTAGCATTCACTTTGCAATGATCACAGTGTATATGGGCAGGCTCGATGATGCCTCCGAATATTTAATTGAAGCGGAAGCAGAAAGACTTGATGATCCTGATGTGGTGGCCCTTGCCAATTTAAAATATCGATTGGAACGCCAAACAGGAACCGTTGAATCTTTGACTCATGAGTATGATCTCACACGAGAACTGAATTTACTTTCTGTTAATTTATTTCCAAACTCTAGATATTTTGAACTGAGTGGAATGCGTTCCTCGAAACCATTCAATATCAAAGGTATGGTAGATGATGGCGGAAAAAAACTAACTTCCAAACTAGATATGTTGGGTCTTGATAAATTTGAAAAGTTCATCAGCCTTCCCGGTACCAATTTCAAAAATCAAGCCACTCGAATGGTGATGAGTATGGGTTATCGTGTCACCAAAGAGATGTCCAATCCTGAGGCAGATGGTGTGAATTTACTTGCATCTTCTAAAGAAGATGTAAACAAAAGGGCTTTGTTTCGCGTTCGTAAATGGAAGGATGCCAAAGTTTCCGATGTATTTTTACGAGAGATGACAAACCAAATGGAAGAGTTAGGTGCTACCAAAGGTTATGTGATTGGAAACTTTGATGTTACAGAAGCCGGGAAAAAAATCATCGCTGCAAGTAATGGAGCTCTTGAGATGTACAGTGGGGATTTGTTTGAGGACCTTCTCAACAAAACAATGTGA
- a CDS encoding ABC transporter permease — translation MPNSITSYFPILVGKKESYVNSVLEVIQLTYISFALRLLFRDRLYSVAYGLVGALVFTFFLLAIRIHFHLYSGVSLTSIVSFDQSPQILFYSTSFALMALFFFHCLHGLGDIGVMMAIGGNRLGCIWLHSLSLFFLFLPSFLLAIIINLGNLNPPADFGILQELKSIFSCLVLFIALGLSVSIPTIGISSYIDPYKSIRRQK, via the coding sequence ATGCCAAATTCGATTACTTCCTATTTTCCTATTTTAGTTGGTAAAAAAGAGTCTTACGTCAATTCTGTCCTGGAAGTGATACAACTCACCTACATTTCGTTTGCTCTTCGCCTTCTCTTCCGGGATCGACTCTATTCGGTGGCCTATGGCCTCGTCGGAGCCCTGGTTTTTACATTCTTCTTACTCGCTATAAGAATTCACTTCCATTTGTATTCGGGAGTGTCCCTTACTAGTATCGTTTCCTTTGACCAATCTCCGCAGATTCTTTTTTATTCGACAAGCTTTGCTCTCATGGCTCTGTTTTTCTTCCATTGCCTACACGGACTCGGTGATATTGGTGTCATGATGGCCATCGGTGGAAACCGACTTGGTTGTATTTGGCTACATTCTTTGTCCCTATTTTTCCTATTTCTTCCTAGTTTCCTATTGGCCATCATTATCAATCTCGGAAACCTAAATCCACCTGCCGATTTTGGCATTCTCCAAGAATTGAAATCCATTTTTTCTTGTTTGGTTCTCTTCATTGCCCTGGGACTTTCCGTATCCATTCCAACCATTGGAATCAGTTCCTATATTGATCCTTACAAATCCATTCGGAGACAAAAATAA
- a CDS encoding ABC transporter ATP-binding protein produces the protein MLLRVHNLTKRFGKDEAVSSVSFDVNQGDYVAIIGPSGSGKTTLLSMLTGMLSPTEGDILYDQTKLSQISKQELAEIRARDLGLVFQFSELVGNLTIKENILLPALFTRKFSNDDYIRKCDYLIEHLKLGDIQNSLPRTLSGGQIQKAAIARSLINDPAILFADEPSGDLDPENSYLVQLLLNEYNKRNHSIILVTHDMKLAFDAQTVYEMKNGKFDQVIKGE, from the coding sequence ATGTTACTCCGAGTCCACAATCTAACCAAACGATTTGGAAAAGACGAAGCCGTCAGTTCCGTAAGTTTTGATGTAAACCAAGGTGACTATGTTGCCATCATTGGCCCTTCCGGATCCGGAAAAACCACTTTGCTTTCGATGCTCACGGGAATGCTCTCTCCGACGGAAGGTGATATTCTTTATGACCAAACCAAACTCTCCCAAATTTCGAAACAGGAACTGGCAGAAATTCGCGCACGCGACTTAGGTTTAGTGTTCCAGTTTTCGGAACTTGTAGGAAACCTTACCATCAAAGAAAATATCCTTCTCCCAGCCCTTTTCACCCGAAAATTCTCGAATGATGACTACATTCGTAAATGCGATTATTTGATCGAACATTTAAAGTTAGGTGATATACAAAATTCGTTACCCAGAACTTTATCTGGGGGACAAATCCAAAAAGCAGCAATTGCCCGTTCTCTCATCAACGATCCGGCCATCCTATTTGCGGACGAACCGTCCGGAGATTTAGACCCCGAAAATAGTTACTTAGTCCAACTCCTTCTCAATGAGTATAACAAACGAAACCATTCCATTATTCTTGTCACACATGATATGAAACTTGCCTTCGATGCCCAAACCGTTTACGAAATGAAAAACGGAAAATTCGACCAAGTCATCAAGGGAGAATGA
- a CDS encoding ROK family protein, whose translation MRKAIGVDIGGGSIRASLFDESGKELESIVSPTPENLDNRSFLTILKDTIQPLAKNCLGIGVGSPGPLNNEQGVMIASANLQGLKNLPIKESLIEAFSLPVWYENDANCAALGEAYFGLYKDTESQLTVTLGTGVGGGFVNKGILYSGYLGNGIEIGHTTSVIGGALCGCGVRGCVESYFSTRGFLGRYQEKTNRRLGHAEEFFQLVREKDALAREILDFGILALAHAVRGAIQLLNPEAVVFVGGITKSYDLFGKTLEKEIRSTIFPVLNDRLKIGSGGSLSGALGAASLVFSKEKV comes from the coding sequence TTGCGTAAGGCCATTGGAGTGGATATCGGTGGAGGTAGCATTCGTGCAAGCCTCTTCGATGAAAGTGGAAAAGAACTGGAATCCATTGTTTCCCCTACCCCGGAAAACTTGGACAATCGTAGTTTTTTAACCATCCTAAAAGACACCATTCAGCCTCTCGCCAAAAATTGCCTTGGAATTGGCGTTGGTTCCCCCGGCCCTTTAAACAATGAACAAGGGGTAATGATCGCAAGTGCCAATCTGCAAGGACTAAAGAACCTTCCGATAAAAGAATCATTGATAGAAGCATTTTCTCTTCCTGTTTGGTATGAAAATGATGCAAACTGTGCTGCCTTAGGTGAAGCCTATTTTGGACTTTATAAAGATACAGAATCACAACTAACCGTTACCTTGGGAACCGGTGTTGGTGGTGGTTTTGTGAACAAAGGAATTTTGTATTCGGGGTATCTCGGAAATGGAATAGAAATTGGACACACCACATCCGTAATTGGTGGAGCCTTATGTGGCTGTGGTGTTCGAGGATGTGTTGAAAGTTATTTTTCCACTCGAGGATTCCTTGGTCGTTATCAGGAAAAAACAAACCGAAGGCTCGGCCATGCAGAAGAGTTTTTCCAATTGGTGAGAGAAAAAGATGCTCTTGCTCGGGAAATTCTAGATTTTGGAATTTTGGCTTTGGCTCATGCGGTTCGTGGCGCAATTCAACTACTCAATCCAGAAGCCGTTGTATTTGTCGGTGGTATCACAAAATCTTATGATCTCTTTGGTAAAACCTTAGAGAAAGAAATTCGATCTACCATATTTCCAGTGTTAAATGATAGATTAAAAATTGGTTCCGGGGGTAGTCTTTCCGGAGCCTTAGGTGCCGCATCCCTTGTGTTTTCTAAGGAGAAAGTATAA
- a CDS encoding histidine triad nucleotide-binding protein: MENCLFCKIASGEIQSKKAYESKNILAFHDITPQAPFHVLIIPKTHISSMNQIGDLDPEILKEILQSIPKIADENGIAEKGYRVVNNCGNFGGQTVNHIHFHLLGGRHMKWPPG, from the coding sequence ATGGAAAATTGTCTTTTCTGTAAAATTGCGAGTGGAGAAATCCAAAGCAAAAAAGCCTACGAATCAAAAAATATATTAGCATTTCACGATATTACTCCCCAAGCTCCTTTCCATGTTCTGATCATTCCCAAAACCCATATCTCTAGTATGAACCAAATTGGAGATTTGGATCCAGAAATCCTAAAAGAAATTTTGCAAAGTATTCCGAAAATTGCCGATGAAAATGGAATCGCAGAAAAAGGATACCGAGTAGTAAACAACTGTGGAAATTTTGGCGGACAAACCGTAAACCACATCCACTTCCACCTGCTAGGTGGTCGCCATATGAAGTGGCCACCAGGTTAA
- a CDS encoding lysylphosphatidylglycerol synthase transmembrane domain-containing protein — protein MRKLIFGIIVSGIAIYFLSKNFDLTEFERLEGKINWWIFPLLFLSNLWAFVPFSIRWYYLLEKKIRFSQAFTTSIIGVGLNMVLPARGGDLVRLIMNKRDTELPLTHLFSRIFLEKVMDLGSVVIIGAGALFYMGLGQSKNLNLLLISTLVIFGMIVGLVLVRYFLDPLRGIAKKLFRLIGKHSLYEDKLDHHLVEFSSFLKGDKLLRPVLYSVPTWVFGYAISYYLAGQLIGMPIQFPEALLFMFLGGMGVAIPSAPSGIGVFHAAIISGFIIVGRDPGEGLVYATVVHLTQFVITTSLALFAYLYWRWTHENPKP, from the coding sequence ATGAGAAAATTAATATTTGGAATTATCGTTTCAGGAATTGCGATCTATTTCCTTTCCAAAAACTTTGATCTTACTGAATTCGAACGTTTAGAAGGAAAAATCAATTGGTGGATTTTCCCCTTATTATTTCTTTCCAACCTTTGGGCCTTTGTTCCCTTTTCCATTCGTTGGTATTATCTATTAGAAAAAAAGATTCGTTTCTCCCAAGCCTTTACAACCTCGATCATTGGTGTGGGACTCAATATGGTGCTTCCAGCACGAGGAGGAGATTTAGTTCGTCTCATTATGAATAAACGAGACACGGAACTTCCACTCACCCATCTTTTCAGTCGGATTTTTTTAGAAAAGGTAATGGATCTAGGTTCTGTAGTTATCATTGGTGCCGGTGCTCTATTTTATATGGGCCTTGGACAATCTAAAAATTTAAATCTATTACTCATCTCCACCCTTGTCATTTTTGGAATGATTGTAGGTCTCGTACTTGTTCGTTATTTTTTAGATCCGTTACGTGGAATTGCCAAAAAACTTTTTAGACTCATCGGTAAACATAGTTTATACGAAGATAAACTAGATCACCATCTAGTGGAATTTTCTTCTTTTCTAAAAGGTGATAAATTACTAAGACCTGTGCTCTATTCAGTTCCTACCTGGGTCTTTGGTTATGCAATTTCCTATTACCTTGCAGGCCAACTGATAGGTATGCCCATTCAGTTTCCGGAAGCACTACTTTTTATGTTTCTCGGTGGGATGGGTGTTGCCATCCCTTCAGCACCTTCCGGTATCGGAGTCTTTCATGCGGCCATCATTTCAGGTTTTATTATCGTAGGTCGTGATCCAGGCGAAGGACTTGTTTATGCCACAGTTGTCCACCTAACACAATTTGTGATTACAACAAGCCTTGCCCTTTTTGCTTATTTGTATTGGAGATGGACCCATGAAAACCCAAAACCCTAG
- a CDS encoding VOC family protein — protein sequence MSRPFKVLGIQQVAIGGESKEKLSKFWVDVMGLTKVSDYKSEKENVDEDILSMGNGPFKVEIDLMQPIDPNKSPKVHDPKLNHIGLWIDKLEECVDYLTKQGVRFTPGGIRKGAAGYNVCFIHPKGNEEFPLCSEGVLVELVQAPEDVIKALG from the coding sequence ATGTCACGACCTTTTAAAGTTTTAGGAATCCAACAAGTTGCTATCGGTGGCGAGTCCAAAGAAAAGTTATCCAAGTTTTGGGTAGATGTTATGGGACTCACAAAGGTTTCTGATTATAAAAGTGAAAAAGAAAACGTGGATGAGGACATTTTGTCCATGGGAAATGGACCTTTCAAAGTCGAAATTGACCTCATGCAACCCATCGACCCAAACAAAAGCCCAAAAGTTCACGATCCCAAACTCAACCACATCGGTCTTTGGATTGATAAGTTAGAAGAATGTGTGGACTACCTTACAAAACAAGGAGTTCGTTTCACACCAGGTGGGATTCGAAAAGGAGCTGCAGGTTATAACGTTTGTTTCATCCATCCCAAAGGTAATGAAGAGTTCCCACTTTGCAGCGAAGGAGTGTTAGTTGAACTAGTGCAAGCTCCGGAAGATGTAATCAAAGCTCTAGGTTAG
- a CDS encoding YkvA family protein, translating into MEENQKLKFIKTNFWKKIKETGKKIPFLKDVVAMYYCLMDENTSLSAKASIALALVYFISPVDAIPDIIFGLGFTDDAGVIATTLLIIKSQLKPEHYTKANESLSNEKDS; encoded by the coding sequence ATGGAAGAGAATCAAAAACTCAAGTTTATCAAAACCAATTTTTGGAAAAAAATCAAAGAGACAGGTAAAAAAATCCCCTTCTTAAAAGATGTAGTTGCGATGTACTACTGCCTCATGGATGAAAATACATCCCTATCCGCAAAAGCATCAATCGCCTTGGCCTTAGTTTATTTCATATCTCCCGTGGATGCCATCCCTGACATCATCTTTGGACTAGGATTTACAGATGATGCAGGTGTGATCGCAACCACCCTGCTCATCATCAAATCCCAATTAAAACCAGAACACTATACAAAAGCAAATGAATCCTTATCCAACGAAAAGGATTCATAA